A single genomic interval of Calorimonas adulescens harbors:
- a CDS encoding DDE-type integrase/transposase/recombinase produces MDLLLPIERHNKPQECLIAFKKVAVNAPNTHWQMDITYITLFPRIIFVLGIIDTYTLEIVGYKAGFSITGHDVVKTVLKSMLTRNIQGNLTIRTDNGPQFKSKEFHDFCKRQGILHERIPVRSPERNPNIERFFRTLKEEY; encoded by the coding sequence ATGGACCTTCTCTTGCCAATAGAAAGACATAATAAACCTCAGGAATGTCTAATAGCCTTTAAAAAAGTTGCAGTAAATGCACCTAATACTCATTGGCAGATGGACATCACATATATAACCCTTTTCCCCAGGATTATTTTCGTCCTTGGTATAATAGATACATACACCTTGGAAATAGTGGGATATAAAGCGGGTTTTTCTATAACAGGCCATGATGTTGTAAAAACAGTTTTAAAATCTATGCTCACAAGGAATATTCAAGGAAATCTCACAATCCGAACAGATAACGGTCCTCAGTTTAAATCCAAGGAATTTCATGATTTTTGCAAACGCCAGGGTATATTACACGAGCGAATACCTGTAAGATCCCCGGAGAGAAATCCTAACATAGAGCGATTTTTCAGGACTTTGAAGGAAGAGTATAT